In Nocardia asteroides, a single genomic region encodes these proteins:
- a CDS encoding AurF N-oxygenase family protein, whose protein sequence is MSTAEKPFADTDLARADEYAAKLLLLSEGSVNKNFDPFTDIDWDNPDFAADTGEERWILPPSADPLGRHPWYLALPKERQIEIGKYRQANIAKVGLQFEAILISGMMQHVFGLPNGSPEFRYCSHEMIEEHNHTLMFQEMVNRIGVDVPGMGPLVRQLRHLAVPVAVNFPNLFFMAVLAGEEPIDHIQKDILRSTDDIHPIMRGVMAIHIAEEARHISFAHEFLEQHVPERNARQRFVLSLAMPLIMWILGRAIATPPRTFFDEFDVPESVRKELFYGSDEAKKVFADYFGDVRMLAEKIGMMNPISRRLWKALGMNGHVTRFRSEPLRLVKTA, encoded by the coding sequence ATGTCGACAGCCGAGAAGCCCTTCGCGGATACCGACCTCGCCCGGGCCGACGAATACGCCGCGAAGCTGCTGCTGTTGTCGGAAGGGTCGGTCAACAAGAACTTCGACCCCTTCACCGACATCGACTGGGACAACCCGGATTTCGCCGCCGACACCGGCGAGGAGCGCTGGATCCTGCCGCCCTCCGCCGACCCGCTCGGCAGGCACCCGTGGTACCTGGCGCTCCCGAAGGAGCGGCAGATCGAGATCGGCAAGTACCGCCAGGCCAACATCGCCAAGGTCGGGCTGCAGTTCGAGGCCATCCTGATCAGCGGCATGATGCAGCACGTCTTCGGGCTGCCGAACGGCTCGCCGGAGTTCCGCTACTGCTCCCACGAGATGATCGAGGAGCACAACCACACCCTGATGTTCCAGGAGATGGTGAACCGGATCGGCGTCGACGTGCCCGGCATGGGCCCGCTGGTCCGCCAGCTGCGGCACCTCGCGGTGCCGGTCGCGGTGAACTTCCCGAACCTGTTCTTCATGGCGGTGCTGGCCGGCGAGGAGCCGATCGACCACATCCAGAAGGACATCCTGCGCTCCACCGACGACATCCACCCGATCATGCGCGGCGTGATGGCGATCCACATCGCCGAGGAGGCGCGGCACATCTCCTTCGCGCACGAGTTCCTCGAGCAGCACGTGCCGGAGCGCAACGCGCGCCAGCGCTTCGTGCTCTCGCTGGCCATGCCGCTGATCATGTGGATCCTCGGCCGCGCCATCGCGACCCCGCCGCGCACCTTCTTCGACGAGTTCGACGTGCCGGAGTCGGTGCGCAAGGAGCTGTTCTACGGCTCCGACGAGGCCAAGAAGGTCTTCGCCGACTACTTCGGCGACGTCCGGATGCTGGCCGAGAAGATCGGCATGATGAACCCGATCTCCCGGCGGCTGTGGAAGGCGCTCGGCATGAACGGCCACGTGACCCGGTTCCGCTCCGAGCCGCTGCGCCTGGTGAAGACCGCCTGA
- a CDS encoding sulfate/molybdate ABC transporter ATP-binding protein, giving the protein MTITVTNANKHYGTFAALDDVTLEIPSGELTALLGPSGSGKSTLLRSIAGLESLDSGMVVIADRDVTRIPPQKRDIGFVFQHYAAFKHMTVRDNVAFGLTIRKRPKAEISKRVDELLGIVGLDGFQHRYPAQLSGGQRQRMALARALAVDPKVLLLDEPFGALDAKVRADLRKWLRRLHEEVHVTTVLVTHDQEEALDVADRIAVMNKGRIEQVGSPEDVYDRPANEFVMSFLGEVARLNGHLVRPHDIRVGRDPGMAHAENEGTAESAGVTRATVERVVRLGFEVRVELRNAATGDLFAAQVTRGDAEALRLADGETVYVRATRIPEI; this is encoded by the coding sequence ATGACGATCACCGTAACCAACGCGAACAAGCACTACGGCACGTTCGCCGCGCTGGACGACGTCACGCTGGAGATCCCCTCCGGGGAACTCACCGCGCTGCTCGGCCCCTCCGGCTCCGGCAAGTCGACGCTGCTGCGCTCGATCGCCGGGCTGGAGTCGCTCGACTCCGGCATGGTGGTGATCGCCGACCGCGACGTCACCCGGATCCCGCCGCAGAAGCGCGACATCGGCTTCGTGTTCCAGCACTACGCCGCCTTCAAGCACATGACGGTGCGCGACAACGTGGCCTTCGGGCTGACCATCCGCAAGCGGCCGAAGGCCGAGATCAGCAAGCGGGTGGACGAGCTGCTCGGCATCGTCGGGCTGGACGGCTTCCAGCACCGCTACCCGGCGCAGCTCTCCGGCGGGCAGCGGCAGCGGATGGCGCTGGCCCGCGCGCTCGCCGTCGACCCCAAGGTGCTGCTGCTGGACGAGCCGTTCGGCGCGCTGGACGCCAAGGTCCGCGCCGACCTGCGCAAGTGGCTGCGCCGGCTGCACGAGGAGGTGCACGTGACCACGGTCCTGGTCACGCACGACCAGGAGGAGGCGCTGGACGTCGCCGACCGGATCGCGGTTATGAACAAGGGCCGGATCGAGCAGGTCGGCAGCCCCGAGGACGTCTACGACCGGCCCGCCAACGAGTTCGTCATGTCCTTCCTCGGCGAGGTGGCCCGGCTCAACGGCCACCTGGTGCGCCCGCACGACATCCGGGTCGGCCGCGACCCGGGGATGGCGCACGCCGAGAACGAGGGCACCGCCGAGTCCGCCGGCGTCACCCGCGCCACCGTCGAGCGGGTGGTCCGCCTCGGCTTCGAGGTCAGGGTCGAGCTCCGCAACGCCGCCACCGGCGACCTCTTCGCCGCCCAGGTGACCAGGGGCGACGCCGAGGCCCTCCGCCTGGCCGACGGCGAGACGGTCTACGTCCGGGCGACCCGGATTCCGGAGATCTAG
- a CDS encoding dynamin family protein yields MAGNIAAPVGIATIESEETGLSAVAGLEAATAKNPEVMAPLIRILEDLRETARFAGREDLNGRIGMALAKLSDPRVRLVVVGRPRSGMSTVVNSLIGAPVSVTEGNGVPVIVEYGLESAATLVKSTAPGRTERTPIDPRAAGAALAATDGVVRIEYTEPSPFLADGIVLMDAPGSTGDDHISWSMIAAADAVLYVTDAGAEFDAEQLERLDRIHRVCPTVICVLTKIDQYPHWSNVQQRNRDLLDSAGLGLAVAPISAQLHLDAVADGDYHRDIESGLPQLVDHLRDFVVARADVVARDAAIGDIRLIAGHLEGSLRTEQETLRDPRRRAEITRRLSLARDEADQLRQRTANWQVTLVDGSTELMADIEHDLRHRLRSLVRDAEAEITESDPATRWKEFAADLDARICEAVEENFVVAHYRSVELCEQVAGRFPAHHRMPPLPDLRLANPGEVLEEVAPLEPLESGKPGVTQQFLSALRGSYGGILMVGLATSLLGMSLVNWYSAGAGVLLGVNALWDDRKARKQRRRAEAKVAVSRLMDDVVFQVGKESRNRLRAVQRALRDHFTELATEVLRGADEVLRVASEADGRYGHRRAERLAELERHLDELRGVRGRAEALTPF; encoded by the coding sequence ATGGCTGGAAACATCGCGGCGCCGGTCGGCATCGCGACGATCGAGAGTGAGGAGACCGGCTTGTCTGCCGTAGCCGGGCTTGAGGCCGCGACGGCGAAGAATCCGGAGGTCATGGCGCCGCTCATCCGGATCCTCGAGGATCTCAGGGAGACGGCCCGGTTCGCGGGGCGCGAGGATCTGAACGGCCGCATCGGCATGGCGCTGGCCAAGCTCAGCGATCCGCGGGTGCGGCTGGTCGTGGTCGGCCGGCCCAGATCCGGGATGAGCACCGTGGTGAACAGCCTGATCGGGGCCCCGGTGAGCGTCACCGAAGGCAACGGCGTCCCGGTGATCGTCGAGTACGGCCTGGAATCGGCTGCGACGCTGGTCAAGTCGACCGCGCCGGGGCGCACCGAGCGCACCCCGATCGACCCGCGCGCCGCTGGCGCCGCACTGGCTGCCACCGACGGCGTCGTCCGGATCGAGTACACCGAGCCGAGCCCGTTCCTTGCCGACGGCATCGTCCTGATGGACGCGCCCGGCTCGACCGGCGACGACCACATCTCCTGGTCGATGATCGCCGCCGCCGACGCGGTGCTCTACGTGACCGACGCGGGCGCCGAGTTCGACGCCGAGCAGCTGGAGCGGCTCGACCGCATCCACCGGGTCTGCCCGACCGTCATCTGCGTGCTCACCAAGATCGACCAGTACCCGCACTGGTCGAATGTGCAGCAGCGGAACCGGGACCTGCTCGACTCGGCCGGGCTCGGCCTCGCGGTCGCCCCGATCTCCGCGCAGCTGCACCTGGACGCGGTCGCCGACGGCGACTACCACCGCGACATCGAGTCCGGGCTGCCGCAGCTCGTCGACCACCTGCGCGACTTCGTCGTCGCCCGCGCCGACGTGGTGGCGCGGGACGCCGCCATCGGCGACATCCGGCTGATCGCCGGACACCTCGAGGGCTCGCTGCGCACCGAGCAGGAGACGCTGCGCGACCCGCGCAGGCGCGCCGAGATCACCCGGCGACTATCCCTGGCCAGGGACGAGGCCGACCAGCTCCGGCAGCGCACCGCCAACTGGCAGGTGACGCTGGTGGACGGCAGCACCGAGCTGATGGCCGATATCGAGCACGACCTGCGGCACCGGCTGCGCAGCCTGGTGCGCGACGCCGAGGCCGAGATCACCGAGAGCGACCCGGCCACGCGCTGGAAGGAGTTCGCCGCCGACCTGGACGCCAGGATCTGCGAGGCGGTCGAGGAGAACTTCGTGGTCGCGCACTACCGCTCGGTGGAGCTGTGCGAGCAGGTGGCGGGGAGGTTCCCGGCGCACCACCGGATGCCGCCGCTGCCCGACCTGCGGCTGGCCAACCCCGGCGAGGTGCTGGAGGAGGTGGCGCCGCTGGAGCCGCTGGAGAGCGGCAAGCCCGGCGTCACCCAGCAGTTCCTCTCCGCGCTGCGCGGCTCCTACGGCGGCATCCTGATGGTCGGCCTCGCCACCAGCCTGCTCGGCATGTCGCTGGTGAACTGGTACTCGGCGGGCGCGGGCGTACTGCTCGGCGTGAACGCGCTCTGGGACGACCGCAAGGCGCGCAAGCAGCGCCGCCGCGCCGAGGCGAAGGTGGCGGTATCCCGGCTCATGGACGACGTGGTGTTCCAGGTCGGCAAGGAATCCAGGAACCGGCTGCGCGCGGTGCAGCGCGCGCTGCGCGACCACTTCACCGAGCTGGCCACGGAGGTGCTCCGCGGCGCCGACGAGGTGCTGCGGGTGGCCTCGGAGGCCGACGGCCGCTACGGCCATCGGCGCGCGGAGCGCCTCGCCGAGCTGGAGCGGCACCTCGACGAACTGCGCGGCGTGCGCGGCCGGGCCGAAGCGCTCACGCCCTTCTAA
- the cysW gene encoding sulfate ABC transporter permease subunit CysW, producing MKLSFPARLTLRVIALGYLFVLLVLPLLVILWRTFERGIVTFFESVTTPAAISAFQLSLIILVIVVPVNVVFGIVTALALVRGRFPGRSLVQGIVDLPFAVSPVVVGVSLILLWGVGGWFGGLANIGITVIFALPGMVIATIFVTLPFVVREVEPVLREIGDEQEQAAATLGANGWQTFWRITLPAIRWGLTYGVVLTVARSLGEFGAVIMVSSALPGKSLTLTLLVHGRYINDHNVFGAYSAATVLMALALITLLLMTLLDRKRSSR from the coding sequence ATGAAACTCTCCTTCCCGGCGCGGCTCACGCTGCGCGTGATCGCGCTCGGCTACCTGTTCGTGCTGCTGGTGCTGCCGCTGCTGGTCATTCTGTGGCGCACCTTCGAACGCGGCATCGTGACGTTCTTCGAGTCGGTGACGACCCCGGCCGCGATCTCGGCGTTCCAGCTCTCGCTGATCATCCTGGTGATCGTGGTTCCGGTGAACGTCGTCTTCGGCATCGTCACCGCGCTGGCGCTGGTGCGCGGCCGGTTCCCCGGGCGCAGCCTGGTGCAGGGCATCGTCGACCTGCCGTTCGCGGTCTCGCCGGTGGTGGTCGGCGTCTCGCTGATCCTGCTCTGGGGCGTCGGCGGCTGGTTCGGCGGGCTGGCGAACATCGGCATCACCGTCATCTTCGCGCTACCGGGCATGGTGATCGCGACCATCTTCGTGACGCTGCCGTTCGTGGTGCGCGAGGTGGAGCCGGTGCTCCGCGAGATCGGCGACGAGCAGGAGCAGGCGGCGGCCACGCTCGGCGCCAACGGCTGGCAGACCTTCTGGCGGATCACGCTGCCCGCCATCCGCTGGGGGCTGACCTACGGCGTCGTGCTCACCGTCGCCCGCTCGCTCGGCGAGTTCGGCGCGGTGATCATGGTCTCCTCCGCGCTGCCGGGCAAGTCGCTCACCCTGACCCTGCTGGTGCACGGCCGCTACATCAACGACCACAACGTGTTCGGCGCCTACTCCGCCGCCACCGTCCTGATGGCGCTCGCCCTGATCACCCTGCTGCTCATGACCCTCCTCGACCGCAAGCGGAGCTCCCGATGA
- a CDS encoding sulfate ABC transporter substrate-binding protein — MSRRSLFAGRTRSRRKPLAIALTALAAVALTACGGGASDSTEGGGADGSGGTLNLYAYAVPKPGFDKVIPEFNKTDAGKGVQVQQSYGASGDQSRKVKDGAAADVVNFSVEPDITRLVDAGLVDASWNAGADKGIPFGSVVAIVVREGNPKGIKDWDDLLKPGVEVVTPNPFSSGSAKWNLLAPYAAKSDGGKNPQAGLDYLSQLVSPEHVKVQPKSGREATETFLQGTGDVLLSYENEAIFSERNGDRIEHVIPPVTFKIENPIAVLKNSPNLEKAKAFRDFQFTTEGQRAWGQAGFRPVDPAVAAEFKADFPTPAKEWTIADLGGWKAVDKELFTAETGKVAVIYDNATK, encoded by the coding sequence ATGTCTCGCAGGTCGTTGTTCGCCGGTCGTACCCGGTCCCGTCGCAAGCCGCTCGCGATCGCCCTCACGGCGCTCGCCGCCGTCGCGCTCACCGCCTGCGGTGGCGGCGCGAGCGATTCCACCGAAGGCGGGGGCGCCGACGGCAGCGGTGGCACGCTGAACCTCTACGCCTACGCCGTGCCGAAGCCCGGCTTCGACAAGGTGATCCCCGAGTTCAACAAGACCGACGCGGGCAAGGGCGTGCAGGTCCAGCAGTCCTACGGCGCCTCGGGCGACCAGTCCCGCAAGGTCAAGGACGGCGCCGCCGCCGACGTGGTGAACTTCTCGGTGGAGCCCGACATCACCCGCCTGGTCGACGCCGGGCTGGTCGACGCGAGCTGGAACGCGGGCGCGGACAAGGGCATCCCGTTCGGCTCCGTGGTCGCCATCGTGGTGCGCGAGGGCAACCCCAAGGGCATCAAGGACTGGGACGACCTGCTGAAGCCGGGCGTCGAGGTGGTCACCCCGAACCCGTTCAGCTCGGGCTCGGCCAAGTGGAACCTGCTCGCCCCCTACGCCGCCAAGTCCGACGGCGGCAAGAACCCGCAGGCCGGGCTGGACTACCTGTCGCAGCTGGTCTCGCCGGAGCACGTGAAGGTGCAGCCGAAGTCCGGCCGCGAGGCGACCGAGACCTTTCTGCAGGGCACCGGTGACGTGCTGCTGAGCTACGAGAACGAGGCCATCTTCTCCGAGCGCAACGGCGACCGGATCGAGCACGTGATCCCGCCGGTCACCTTCAAGATCGAGAACCCGATCGCGGTGCTGAAGAACAGCCCGAACCTGGAGAAGGCGAAGGCGTTCCGCGACTTCCAGTTCACCACCGAGGGGCAGCGCGCCTGGGGCCAGGCCGGCTTCCGCCCGGTCGACCCGGCGGTCGCGGCCGAGTTCAAGGCCGATTTCCCCACCCCGGCGAAGGAGTGGACGATCGCCGACCTCGGTGGCTGGAAGGCCGTCGACAAGGAGCTGTTCACCGCCGAGACCGGCAAGGTCGCCGTCATCTACGACAACGCGACCAAGTGA
- a CDS encoding glycoside hydrolase family 15 protein gives MAPTDHPDQTALSDSPPAAALPAGAIGGEVPLLSPTTEARRYGAYPPIDDYAFLSDCETTCLIASNGAVEWMCVPRPDSPSIFGAMLDRSAGHFRIGPYGRNVPAARRYLPGGMILETTWQTETGWLIVRDALVLGPWHNNDQRSRTHRRTPMDWDAEHMLLRTVKCVNGTVELEMSCEPAFDYHRAAARWEYTGKVYEEATATMAADPEAGPTLTLTSDLRLGLEGREARARTRMVEGDEVFVALTWSELPAPKSFAEAAEKMWATVECWRQWVTLGKFPDHPWRNYLQRSALTLKGLTYAPTGALMAAATTSLPETPGGERNWDYRYSWVRDSSFALWGLYTLGLDREADDFFAFLNDVATGPDGEPVPLQVLYGIGGELEISESTLDHLSGYDCARPVRVGNAAYDQVQHDIWGTMLDSVYLHVRSRQQVPETLWPLLERQVRAAVEHWRQPDRGIWEVRGEPQHFTSSKIMCWVALDRGARLAELHGQAEHATEWFGIAEEIKADVLAGGVNADGVLTQAYGSDTLDASLLLAVLVRFLPPDDERIRATVLAIADRLTVNGLVLRYDTETTDDGLSGEEGSFAICSFWLVSALVEIGELERAKHLCERLLGLASPLRLYAEEIDPRSGRHLGNFPQAFTHLALINAVTHVIRAEQSRDAGYFQPAHSPPAQAR, from the coding sequence ATGGCGCCGACCGATCACCCCGACCAGACCGCGCTCAGCGATTCGCCCCCGGCCGCGGCCCTGCCTGCCGGGGCGATCGGCGGTGAGGTGCCGCTGCTCAGCCCGACCACCGAGGCCAGGCGCTACGGCGCCTACCCGCCGATCGACGACTACGCCTTCCTCAGCGACTGCGAGACCACCTGCCTGATCGCCAGCAACGGCGCGGTGGAGTGGATGTGCGTGCCGCGCCCGGACTCGCCGAGCATCTTCGGCGCCATGCTGGACCGCAGCGCCGGGCACTTCCGGATCGGGCCGTACGGCCGCAACGTCCCCGCCGCCAGGCGCTACCTGCCCGGCGGCATGATCCTGGAGACCACCTGGCAGACCGAGACCGGCTGGCTCATCGTCCGGGACGCGCTGGTGCTCGGGCCGTGGCACAACAACGACCAGCGCAGCCGCACGCACCGGCGCACCCCGATGGACTGGGACGCCGAGCACATGCTGCTGCGCACGGTGAAGTGCGTGAACGGCACCGTCGAGCTGGAGATGAGCTGCGAACCCGCCTTCGACTACCACCGGGCCGCCGCGCGCTGGGAGTACACCGGCAAGGTCTACGAGGAGGCGACCGCGACCATGGCCGCCGACCCGGAGGCGGGGCCGACGCTGACGCTCACCTCCGACCTGCGGCTCGGGCTGGAGGGCAGGGAGGCGCGGGCGCGGACCAGGATGGTCGAGGGCGACGAGGTCTTCGTCGCGCTCACCTGGTCGGAGCTGCCCGCGCCGAAGAGCTTCGCCGAGGCGGCGGAGAAGATGTGGGCCACCGTCGAGTGCTGGCGGCAGTGGGTCACGCTCGGCAAGTTCCCCGACCACCCGTGGCGCAACTACCTGCAGCGCAGCGCGCTCACGCTGAAGGGGCTCACCTACGCCCCGACCGGCGCGCTGATGGCAGCCGCCACCACCTCGCTGCCGGAAACCCCCGGCGGCGAACGCAACTGGGACTACCGCTACAGCTGGGTGCGCGATTCCAGCTTCGCGCTGTGGGGGCTCTACACCCTCGGGCTCGATCGCGAGGCCGACGATTTCTTCGCCTTCCTCAACGACGTCGCCACCGGCCCGGACGGCGAACCCGTTCCGCTGCAGGTGCTCTACGGCATCGGCGGCGAGCTGGAGATCAGCGAGAGCACCCTCGACCACCTGTCCGGGTACGACTGCGCCCGCCCGGTGCGGGTCGGCAACGCCGCCTACGACCAGGTGCAGCACGACATCTGGGGCACCATGCTGGACTCGGTGTACCTGCACGTGCGCTCCAGGCAGCAGGTGCCGGAGACGCTTTGGCCGCTGCTGGAGCGGCAGGTGCGGGCCGCCGTCGAGCACTGGCGGCAGCCGGACCGCGGGATCTGGGAGGTGCGCGGCGAGCCGCAGCACTTCACCTCGTCCAAGATCATGTGCTGGGTGGCGCTCGACCGCGGCGCGCGCCTGGCCGAGCTGCACGGCCAGGCCGAGCACGCCACCGAGTGGTTCGGCATCGCCGAGGAGATCAAGGCCGACGTGCTGGCCGGCGGCGTGAACGCCGACGGCGTGCTCACCCAGGCCTACGGCAGCGACACCCTGGACGCCTCGCTGCTGCTCGCGGTGCTCGTCCGCTTCCTGCCCCCGGACGACGAGCGGATCCGGGCCACCGTGCTCGCCATCGCCGACCGGCTCACCGTGAACGGGCTGGTGCTGCGGTACGACACCGAAACCACCGACGACGGCCTCTCCGGCGAGGAGGGTTCCTTTGCCATCTGCTCGTTCTGGCTGGTCTCGGCGCTGGTGGAGATCGGCGAGCTGGAGCGGGCCAAGCACCTCTGCGAGCGGCTGCTCGGGCTGGCCAGCCCGCTGCGGCTCTACGCGGAGGAGATCGACCCGCGCAGCGGCAGGCACCTCGGCAACTTCCCGCAGGCCTTCACCCACCTGGCGCTGATCAACGCGGTCACGCACGTGATCCGGGCGGAGCAGAGCCGCGACGCCGGATACTTCCAGCCCGCGCACTCCCCGCCCGCGCAGGCGCGCTGA
- a CDS encoding Ms4533A family Cys-rich leader peptide: MSPSAVPLVRHELALIAVGNLAVADILCR; this comes from the coding sequence GTGTCTCCGAGTGCCGTCCCGCTGGTCCGCCATGAATTGGCGTTGATCGCTGTCGGCAACCTCGCGGTCGCCGATATCCTCTGTCGGTGA
- the cysT gene encoding sulfate ABC transporter permease subunit CysT, translated as MRTDTAPAKPRRDLSWLKVTGSIGPLGIGTAVLWLSIIVVLPLAALTVTSFEHGWSGFWDAVTAPAALDSLRITVIVSVIVAVLNVVMGTLVAWVLVRDDFPGKGAVNALIDLPFALPTIVASIVLLSLYGPESPVDIHLNATQPGLVVALAFVTLPFVVRAVQPVLIEADREVEQAALSLGASNWTTFRRIVLPTLTPAVLSGGGLAFARAIGEYGSVVLIGGNIPRKTEMASQYIQKQIEIDRQVNAAAVSVALLAISFASLLLLRLLAERSSRREAASR; from the coding sequence GTGCGCACCGATACCGCGCCCGCGAAGCCGCGGCGCGACCTCTCCTGGCTGAAGGTGACCGGGTCGATCGGCCCGCTCGGCATCGGCACCGCGGTGCTGTGGCTCAGCATCATCGTGGTGCTGCCGCTGGCGGCGCTCACCGTGACCTCGTTCGAGCACGGCTGGTCCGGTTTCTGGGACGCGGTGACGGCCCCCGCCGCGCTGGACTCGCTGCGCATCACCGTGATCGTCTCGGTGATCGTCGCCGTGCTCAACGTGGTGATGGGCACGCTGGTGGCCTGGGTCCTGGTCCGCGACGACTTCCCCGGCAAGGGCGCGGTCAACGCGCTGATCGACCTGCCGTTCGCGCTGCCGACCATCGTGGCCAGCATCGTGCTGCTCTCGCTGTACGGCCCGGAGAGCCCGGTCGACATCCACCTCAACGCCACCCAGCCCGGCCTCGTCGTCGCGCTGGCCTTCGTGACGCTGCCATTCGTGGTGCGCGCGGTGCAGCCGGTGCTGATCGAGGCCGACCGCGAGGTGGAGCAGGCCGCGCTCTCCCTCGGCGCGAGCAACTGGACCACGTTCCGGCGGATCGTGCTGCCGACGCTCACCCCCGCGGTGCTCAGCGGCGGCGGCCTCGCCTTCGCCCGCGCCATCGGCGAGTACGGCTCGGTGGTGCTGATCGGCGGCAACATCCCGCGCAAGACCGAGATGGCGTCGCAGTACATCCAGAAGCAGATCGAGATCGACCGGCAGGTGAACGCGGCCGCGGTGTCGGTGGCGCTGCTCGCGATCTCGTTCGCGTCGCTGCTGCTGCTCCGCCTGCTGGCCGAGCGCAGCTCCCGGCGGGAGGCGGCGAGCCGATGA